From the genome of Phyllostomus discolor isolate MPI-MPIP mPhyDis1 chromosome 12, mPhyDis1.pri.v3, whole genome shotgun sequence, one region includes:
- the TLNRD1 gene encoding talin rod domain-containing protein 1 yields the protein MASGSAGKPTCEAASPAPASAVGGTSSQPRKRLVSVCDQCKGKMQLVADLLLLSSEARPVLFEGSASTGAGTESFEQCRDTIIARTKGLSILTHDVQSQLNMGRFGEAGDRLLELGDLVVSLTECSAHAAYLAAVATPGAQPAQPGLVDRYRVTRCRHEVEQGCAMLRATPLADMTPQLLLEVSQGLSRNLKFLTDACALASDKSRDRFAREQFKLGVKCMSTSASALLACVREVKTAPSELARSRCALFSGPLVQAVSALVGFATEPQFLGRAAALSSEGKAVQTAILGGAMSVVSACVLLTQCLRDLAQHPDGGAKMSDHRERLRNSACAVSEGCTLLSQALRERSSPRTLPPVNSNSVN from the coding sequence ATGGCTAGCGGCAGCGCTGGGAAGCCCACCTGCGAGGCGGCTTCTCCGGCTCCTGCGAGCGCTGTCGGCGGGACCAGCTCACAGCCTCGGAAAAGGCTGGTGTCCGTGTGTGACCAGTGCAAGGGCAAGATGCAGCTGGTGGCCGACCTGCTACTGCTATCAAGCGAGGCCAGGCCTGTGCTCTTCGAGGGCTCTGCCTCCACCGGTGCAGGCACCGAGTCCTTCGAGCAGTGCCGGGACACCATCATTGCACGGACCAAGGGGCTCTCCATCCTCACCCACGACGTGCAGAGCCAGCTCAACATGGGCCGCTTCGGAGAAGCGGGAGACAGACTGCTGGAGCTGGGCGATCTGGTGGTGTCACTGACGGAATGCTCTGCCCACGCGGCCTACCTGGCAGCAGTGGCCACGCCAGGTGCGCAGCCCGCACAGCCGGGTCTGGTGGACCGCTACCGTGTGACTCGCTGCCGCCACGAGGTGGAGCAGGGCTGTGCCATGCTGCGCGCCACCCCGCTGGCTGACATGACCCCACAGCTGCTTCTGGAGGTGTCGCAGGGCCTGTCTCGCAACCTCAAGTTCCTGACAGATGCGTGCGCCCTGGCGAGTGACAAGTCCCGGGACCGCTTTGCACGTGAGCAGTTCAAGCTGGGCGTCAAGTGCATGAGCACGAGCGCTTCCGCGCTGCTGGCCTGCGTGCGTGAGGTCAAGACCGCGCCCAGTGAGCTGGCGCGCAGTCGCTGCGCACTCTTCAGCGGGCCGCTGGTGCAGGCAGTGAGCGCGCTGGTGGGCTTCGCCACCGAGCCGCAGTTCCTGGGTCGCGCAGCGGCCTTGAGCTCCGAGGGCAAGGCCGTGCAGACTGCCATCCTCGGTGGCGCCATGAGCGTGGTGTCGGCCTGCGTGCTCCTGACCCAGTGCCTCAGGGATCTGGCGCAGCACCCCGACGGGGGCGCCAAGATGTCGGACcacagggagaggctgaggaactcgGCCTGCGCCGTGTCTGAAGGCTGCACCCTGCTATCTCAGGCTTTAAGGGAGAGGTCTTCGCCCAGGACTTTACCGCCAGTGAATTCCAATTCTGTGAATTAG
- the MESD gene encoding LRP chaperone MESD isoform X2, producing the protein MPGASSPLARSGSALLGPRALLIGRSARVSPAAGPTQKKDDDIEEGDLPEHKRPSAPVDFSKIDPGKPESILQLTKKGKTLMMFVTVSGNPTEKETEEITSLWQGSLFNANYDVQRFIVGSDRAIFMLRDGSYAWEIKDFLVGQDRCADVTLEGQVYPGRGGGGKEKNKTKQEKGKKKKEGSPKARASKEDNRARNKREDL; encoded by the exons ATGCCCGGCGCCTCCTCGCCTCTGGCCCGCAGCGGCTCAGCTCTCCTGGGACCCCGGGCCCTGCTCATCGGACGTTCAGCGCGCGTGTCCCCGGCTGCCGGACCAACTCAGAAG AAAGACGATGACATAGAAGAAGGAGACCTTCCAGAGCACAAAAGGCCCTCAGCACCGGTCGACTTCTCAAAGATAGACCCCGGCAAGCCGGAGAGCATCTTGCAGTTGACAAAGAAAGGGAAGACTCTCATGATGTTCGTCACCGTGTCAGGAAACCCCACGGAGAAGGAGACGGAGGAGATCACCAGCCTCTGGCAGGGCAGCCTTTTCAATGCCAACTACGACGTCCAGAG GTTCATCGTGGGCTCCGACCGCGCCATCTTCATGCTGCGTGATGGGAGCTACGCCTGGGAGATCAAGGACTTTTTGGTCGGTCAAGACAGGTGTGCTGATGTCACTCTGGAGGGACAGGTGTACCCTGGCAGAGGAGGCGGCGGCaaagagaagaacaaaacaaagcaggagaagggcaagaagaagaaggagggaagcCCGAAAGCCCGGGCTTCGAAGGAAGACAACCGGGCCAGGAACAAACGAGAAGACCTGTAA
- the MESD gene encoding LRP chaperone MESD isoform X1, whose translation MAASSWVRAAVVLLCASDLLLLLLLPPGARADEGTAGKPGEAAPPPPKKKKKDIRDYNDADMARLLEQWEKDDDIEEGDLPEHKRPSAPVDFSKIDPGKPESILQLTKKGKTLMMFVTVSGNPTEKETEEITSLWQGSLFNANYDVQRFIVGSDRAIFMLRDGSYAWEIKDFLVGQDRCADVTLEGQVYPGRGGGGKEKNKTKQEKGKKKKEGSPKARASKEDNRARNKREDL comes from the exons ATGGCGGCCTCCAGCTGGGTGCGCGCGGCCGTGGTCCTACTCTGCGCCTCtgatctgctgctgctgctgctgctaccgCCCGGGGCCCGTGCGGACGAGGGCACGGCCGGTAAGCCCGGCGaggctgctccccctcccccgaagaagaagaagaaggacatTCGCGATTACAATGATGCGGACATGGCGCGTCTTCTGGAGCAGTGGGAG AAAGACGATGACATAGAAGAAGGAGACCTTCCAGAGCACAAAAGGCCCTCAGCACCGGTCGACTTCTCAAAGATAGACCCCGGCAAGCCGGAGAGCATCTTGCAGTTGACAAAGAAAGGGAAGACTCTCATGATGTTCGTCACCGTGTCAGGAAACCCCACGGAGAAGGAGACGGAGGAGATCACCAGCCTCTGGCAGGGCAGCCTTTTCAATGCCAACTACGACGTCCAGAG GTTCATCGTGGGCTCCGACCGCGCCATCTTCATGCTGCGTGATGGGAGCTACGCCTGGGAGATCAAGGACTTTTTGGTCGGTCAAGACAGGTGTGCTGATGTCACTCTGGAGGGACAGGTGTACCCTGGCAGAGGAGGCGGCGGCaaagagaagaacaaaacaaagcaggagaagggcaagaagaagaaggagggaagcCCGAAAGCCCGGGCTTCGAAGGAAGACAACCGGGCCAGGAACAAACGAGAAGACCTGTAA